One Aquipuribacter hungaricus genomic window carries:
- a CDS encoding metal-dependent transcriptional regulator — translation MTTVSHDLIDTTEMYLRTVLEMEEDGVVPMRARIVEALGHSGPTVSQTVARMHRDGLVDLTDDRRLQLTDEGRRIATAVLRKHRVVERLLVDVIGLELDHAHEEACRWEHVVSDRVEARIVSLLGDPSVSPFGNPIPGHADGTPAVDEATGLAPGQRALSDVPDGTRARVVRLGEPAQSPRALLVALVEAGVVAGGEVEVTVAEDGARLVGRPGANPVRLVEPTTRHVLLHPLG, via the coding sequence ATGACGACCGTGAGCCACGACCTGATCGACACGACGGAGATGTATCTGCGCACCGTGCTCGAGATGGAGGAGGACGGGGTCGTCCCCATGAGGGCCCGCATCGTCGAGGCGCTCGGCCACTCCGGCCCCACGGTCTCCCAGACCGTCGCCCGGATGCACCGCGACGGTCTCGTCGACCTCACCGACGACCGCCGGCTCCAGCTCACCGACGAGGGCCGCCGGATCGCCACGGCCGTGCTGCGCAAGCACCGCGTCGTCGAGCGGCTCCTCGTCGACGTCATCGGCCTGGAGCTCGACCACGCGCACGAGGAGGCCTGCCGCTGGGAGCACGTGGTCTCCGACCGCGTCGAGGCCCGGATCGTCAGCCTGCTCGGCGACCCGTCGGTGTCCCCGTTCGGCAACCCCATCCCCGGCCACGCCGACGGCACCCCCGCCGTCGACGAGGCCACCGGCCTGGCGCCGGGGCAGCGCGCCCTGTCCGACGTGCCGGACGGCACCCGGGCCCGGGTCGTCCGGCTCGGCGAGCCCGCCCAGAGCCCGCGCGCGCTGCTCGTGGCCCTGGTCGAGGCCGGCGTCGTGGCCGGAGGCGAGGTCGAGGTGACGGTGGCCGAGGACGGCGCCCGCCTGGTCGGCCGTCCGGGCGCCAACCCGGTCCGCCTGGTGGAGCCCACGACGCGTCACGTCCTGCTGCACCCCCTGGGCTGA